A single region of the Serinus canaria isolate serCan28SL12 chromosome 1, serCan2020, whole genome shotgun sequence genome encodes:
- the AKAP17A gene encoding A-kinase anchor protein 17A isoform X1 encodes MAAATIVHDTSEAVELCAPCGLYLKPITKMTISVALPQLKQPGKSISNWEVMERLKGMVQTHQFSTLRISKSTMDFIRFEGEVENKSLVKSFLACLDGKTIKLSGFSDILKVRAAEYKIDFPTRHDWDSFFRDAKDMNETLPGERPDTIHLEGLPCKWFAAKETGSEKPSEEVLIKVFQKFGEIRNVDIPMLDPYREEMTGRNFHTFSFGGHLNFEAYVQYREYAGFIEAMNALRGMKLMYKGDDGKAVACNIKVSFDSTKHLSDASIKKRQLERQKLQELEKQREEQKRKEKEAEEKQKEEERKQRELEEYERERKREEKLRKREQKQKDREVRRNKKQLEKLQAEEQRKLQEKIKLEERKLLLAQRNLQSIRLIAELLSRAKAVKLLEQEQNEEKICLQQLEERRRLQEAELKRVEEEKERALGLQRKEKELREKLLNNLLSKKMDAVNQNKDETKASQSDVLKSPSAVPHTVSSSCITSTSGQAVTAKLAPGSQIEVASPESVNTQCKYLNGNIHDKVHVKEGQNLHTTNSERCSDKRGSGVLSCVPADNQDQKSLSNYDQNTCKKDLLCEQDKHGTEPRRRKSHSCSSINSDESTGRRESSRHRRDVSSRDEKHRKDRRYYRRSSRSYSPRRSRSPRRRSASPRRSRYRRTRSRERRRDRRERSRSRRSVSRRQRHRR; translated from the exons atgGCTGCTGCAACAATAGTTCATGATACATCAGAAGCTGtagagctctgtgctccctgtggGTTATACCTTAAACCCATTACAAAAATGACCATCAGTGTGGCACTCCCTCAGCTGAAGCAACCGGGAAAATCCATTTCGAACTGGGAAGTGATGGAAAGATTGAAGGGGATGGTGCAAACTCATCAGTTTTCCACTCTTCGGATTTCTAAAAGCACAATGGATTTCATTAGGTTTGAAGGAGAGGTCGAGAACAAAAGTTTGGTTAAATCTTTCCTGGCGTGCCTTGATGGCAAAACAATAAAGCTGAGCGGCTTCTCTGACATTTTGAAAGTGCGTGCTGCGGAATACAAGATTGACTTTCCTACCAGACATGACTGGGACTCGTTTTTCCGTGATGCAAAAGATATGAACGAAACCTTGCCTGGGGAAAGGCCGGACACTATTCACCTGGAGGGTTTGCCTTGTAAGTGGTTTGCAGCAAAGGAGACTGGCTCAGAAAAGCCAAGTGAAGAAGTCCTTATAAAAGTTTTCCAGAAATTTGGAGAAATCCGTAACGTGGACATACCCATGCTGGACCCTTACAGAGAAGAGATGACTGGCAGGAATTTTCACACATTCAGCTTTGGAGGCCATTTAAACTTTGAAGCCTATGTTCAGTACCGAGAGTATGCAGGATTCATCGAGGCCATGAATGCCCTGCGAGGGATGAAGCTGATGTACAAGGGTGATGATGGCAAAGCTGTGGCTTGCAATATAAAG GTTTCTTTTGACTCAACAAAACACCTCAGTGATGCATCAATTAAGAAGCGTCAACTTGAAAGGCAAAAGCTTCAAGAGcttgaaaagcagagagaagaacaaaaacgtaaagagaaagaagctgaggaaaaacaaaaagaagaagaaag GAAGCAGAGAGAGCTTGAAGAatatgagagagagagaaaaagagaagagaagttGCGTAAGagagaacagaaacagaaagatcGTGAAGTTCGACGGAACAAAAAGCAACTGGAAAAGCTTCAagctgaagagcagagaaaacTTCAAGAGAAGATAAAGCTAGAAGAAAGGAAGCTCCTGTTAGCTCAGAGAAATCTTCAGTCCATTAGACTAATTGCAGAATTGCTAAGCAGAGCAAAG GCAGTAAAGCTTTTGGAGCAAGaacagaatgaagaaaagaTTTGTCTTCAGCAGCTAGAGGAGAGACGGAGGCTCCAAGAGGCTGAGCTTAAACgtgtggaagaggaaaaagagagagcacTAGGgttgcagagaaaagaaaaggaactgaGGGAGAAACTACTGAACAATCTTCTGAGCAAGAAAATGGATGCAGTTAATCAAAACAAAGACGAAACCAAAGCATCTCAGAGTGATGTGCTGAAAAGCCCTAGTGCTGTTCCCCACACTGTGTCATCCAGCTGCATCACTTCTACCTCAGGACAGGCTGTTACAGCCAAACTGGCTCCTGGCTCTCAAATAGAAGTAGCATCCCCTGAAAGTGTAAACACTCAATGCAAGTATTTAAATGGCAACATTCACGACAAAGTTCATGTCAAAGAAGGTCAGAATCTTCATACTACAAACTCTGAGAGGTGTTCCGACAAAAGAGGTTCGGGGGTACTTTCATGTGTTCCCGCCGATAACCAGGACCAGAAGAGCCTCTCTAACTATGACCAGAACACTTGCAAGAAGGACTTGCTCTGTGAGCAGGACAAACATGGCACAGAgccaaggagaagaaagagccATTCATGTAGCAGCATAAACAGTGATGAGAGTACGGGTAGACGGGAGAGCAGCAGACACAGAAGAGATGTGAGTTCCCGGGATGAAAAGCATAGGAAGGACAGGAGGTATTACAGACGCTCCAGCAGAAGCTACAGCCCTCGCCGGAGCCGCAGTCCTCGGCGAAGGAGCGCGAGCCCCAGACGTTCCCGCTACAGGAGAACGCGCAGTAGGGAGCGGAGGCGggacagaagggaaaggagTCGTAGTCGCAGAAGTGTGAG
- the AKAP17A gene encoding A-kinase anchor protein 17A isoform X2, with protein MTISVALPQLKQPGKSISNWEVMERLKGMVQTHQFSTLRISKSTMDFIRFEGEVENKSLVKSFLACLDGKTIKLSGFSDILKVRAAEYKIDFPTRHDWDSFFRDAKDMNETLPGERPDTIHLEGLPCKWFAAKETGSEKPSEEVLIKVFQKFGEIRNVDIPMLDPYREEMTGRNFHTFSFGGHLNFEAYVQYREYAGFIEAMNALRGMKLMYKGDDGKAVACNIKVSFDSTKHLSDASIKKRQLERQKLQELEKQREEQKRKEKEAEEKQKEEERKQRELEEYERERKREEKLRKREQKQKDREVRRNKKQLEKLQAEEQRKLQEKIKLEERKLLLAQRNLQSIRLIAELLSRAKAVKLLEQEQNEEKICLQQLEERRRLQEAELKRVEEEKERALGLQRKEKELREKLLNNLLSKKMDAVNQNKDETKASQSDVLKSPSAVPHTVSSSCITSTSGQAVTAKLAPGSQIEVASPESVNTQCKYLNGNIHDKVHVKEGQNLHTTNSERCSDKRGSGVLSCVPADNQDQKSLSNYDQNTCKKDLLCEQDKHGTEPRRRKSHSCSSINSDESTGRRESSRHRRDVSSRDEKHRKDRRYYRRSSRSYSPRRSRSPRRRSASPRRSRYRRTRSRERRRDRRERSRSRRSVSRRQRHRR; from the exons ATGACCATCAGTGTGGCACTCCCTCAGCTGAAGCAACCGGGAAAATCCATTTCGAACTGGGAAGTGATGGAAAGATTGAAGGGGATGGTGCAAACTCATCAGTTTTCCACTCTTCGGATTTCTAAAAGCACAATGGATTTCATTAGGTTTGAAGGAGAGGTCGAGAACAAAAGTTTGGTTAAATCTTTCCTGGCGTGCCTTGATGGCAAAACAATAAAGCTGAGCGGCTTCTCTGACATTTTGAAAGTGCGTGCTGCGGAATACAAGATTGACTTTCCTACCAGACATGACTGGGACTCGTTTTTCCGTGATGCAAAAGATATGAACGAAACCTTGCCTGGGGAAAGGCCGGACACTATTCACCTGGAGGGTTTGCCTTGTAAGTGGTTTGCAGCAAAGGAGACTGGCTCAGAAAAGCCAAGTGAAGAAGTCCTTATAAAAGTTTTCCAGAAATTTGGAGAAATCCGTAACGTGGACATACCCATGCTGGACCCTTACAGAGAAGAGATGACTGGCAGGAATTTTCACACATTCAGCTTTGGAGGCCATTTAAACTTTGAAGCCTATGTTCAGTACCGAGAGTATGCAGGATTCATCGAGGCCATGAATGCCCTGCGAGGGATGAAGCTGATGTACAAGGGTGATGATGGCAAAGCTGTGGCTTGCAATATAAAG GTTTCTTTTGACTCAACAAAACACCTCAGTGATGCATCAATTAAGAAGCGTCAACTTGAAAGGCAAAAGCTTCAAGAGcttgaaaagcagagagaagaacaaaaacgtaaagagaaagaagctgaggaaaaacaaaaagaagaagaaag GAAGCAGAGAGAGCTTGAAGAatatgagagagagagaaaaagagaagagaagttGCGTAAGagagaacagaaacagaaagatcGTGAAGTTCGACGGAACAAAAAGCAACTGGAAAAGCTTCAagctgaagagcagagaaaacTTCAAGAGAAGATAAAGCTAGAAGAAAGGAAGCTCCTGTTAGCTCAGAGAAATCTTCAGTCCATTAGACTAATTGCAGAATTGCTAAGCAGAGCAAAG GCAGTAAAGCTTTTGGAGCAAGaacagaatgaagaaaagaTTTGTCTTCAGCAGCTAGAGGAGAGACGGAGGCTCCAAGAGGCTGAGCTTAAACgtgtggaagaggaaaaagagagagcacTAGGgttgcagagaaaagaaaaggaactgaGGGAGAAACTACTGAACAATCTTCTGAGCAAGAAAATGGATGCAGTTAATCAAAACAAAGACGAAACCAAAGCATCTCAGAGTGATGTGCTGAAAAGCCCTAGTGCTGTTCCCCACACTGTGTCATCCAGCTGCATCACTTCTACCTCAGGACAGGCTGTTACAGCCAAACTGGCTCCTGGCTCTCAAATAGAAGTAGCATCCCCTGAAAGTGTAAACACTCAATGCAAGTATTTAAATGGCAACATTCACGACAAAGTTCATGTCAAAGAAGGTCAGAATCTTCATACTACAAACTCTGAGAGGTGTTCCGACAAAAGAGGTTCGGGGGTACTTTCATGTGTTCCCGCCGATAACCAGGACCAGAAGAGCCTCTCTAACTATGACCAGAACACTTGCAAGAAGGACTTGCTCTGTGAGCAGGACAAACATGGCACAGAgccaaggagaagaaagagccATTCATGTAGCAGCATAAACAGTGATGAGAGTACGGGTAGACGGGAGAGCAGCAGACACAGAAGAGATGTGAGTTCCCGGGATGAAAAGCATAGGAAGGACAGGAGGTATTACAGACGCTCCAGCAGAAGCTACAGCCCTCGCCGGAGCCGCAGTCCTCGGCGAAGGAGCGCGAGCCCCAGACGTTCCCGCTACAGGAGAACGCGCAGTAGGGAGCGGAGGCGggacagaagggaaaggagTCGTAGTCGCAGAAGTGTGAG